Proteins co-encoded in one Streptomyces sp. SLBN-31 genomic window:
- a CDS encoding DUF1109 domain-containing protein, producing MSGDFYGQNRFVPPMPSSPPPAPPDAGRAVAVALLNLSGLGLGYALMRRWVLAAVCWAATVVLLLMALPADADGVPGLALGLYVVFLVLTAVHGAVVALRTRLAWPGRSPIAILLGVALLAVPVGGSVLYDNARQEAIEQALLDRLQKADDLVTAAGRDSFGSGKSDYRSALETYRNLAVHHSGSRAAAEVPDRMRTYYATVGAAYGHKNYCDAVAPLEYLRTVPDTMPKDAIGSLRTWPDDRLATSLYECGSQRMSGGDSDWVTQYGNLLDTFPDSEPATKVAPAVSAAVDATAKEVHGDDPCAAVSQLRELKTQIGDLSGSAGEQSSDLDKDADRAGARADAGDYDCGVHQYKHGDFDEAQQTLTDFASAHKHDKNRARAQKIAIAAEIAQTIPAAGKKLPTTASGGGISVTVKNDSPDDITVLYTGPVTGSFTLKACGSCKVYSFADTITPGFKPCSSGKSYPQRTISLPAGTTYFVHKPKNRTTSSPAKDTAKISSGYIYTECSYTTQSLGSGH from the coding sequence ATGTCTGGGGATTTCTACGGCCAGAACAGATTCGTACCGCCCATGCCGTCGAGTCCTCCGCCCGCGCCGCCGGACGCAGGGCGGGCCGTCGCCGTCGCCCTGCTCAACCTCAGCGGTCTGGGCCTGGGTTACGCGCTGATGCGCCGCTGGGTCCTGGCCGCCGTGTGCTGGGCGGCGACCGTCGTCCTGCTGCTGATGGCGCTGCCTGCGGACGCCGACGGCGTGCCCGGGCTCGCGCTCGGCCTGTACGTCGTGTTCCTGGTGCTGACCGCCGTTCACGGCGCCGTCGTCGCACTGCGCACGCGCCTGGCCTGGCCTGGACGGTCGCCGATCGCGATCCTGCTGGGCGTGGCGCTGCTCGCCGTACCGGTGGGCGGGTCCGTGCTGTACGACAACGCCCGCCAGGAGGCCATCGAGCAGGCCCTCCTCGACCGGCTCCAGAAGGCCGACGACCTGGTGACGGCGGCCGGCCGGGACTCGTTCGGCAGCGGCAAGTCCGACTACAGGTCGGCGCTCGAGACCTACCGGAACCTCGCGGTCCACCACTCGGGCTCCCGCGCGGCGGCCGAGGTCCCCGACCGGATGAGGACCTACTACGCGACGGTGGGCGCGGCCTACGGCCACAAGAACTACTGCGACGCCGTCGCACCGCTCGAGTACCTGCGCACGGTGCCCGACACCATGCCCAAGGACGCCATCGGCTCTCTGCGCACATGGCCCGACGACCGGCTTGCCACCTCGCTGTACGAGTGCGGTTCGCAGCGGATGTCCGGTGGCGACTCGGACTGGGTCACGCAGTACGGCAACCTGCTGGACACCTTCCCCGACTCCGAGCCGGCCACGAAGGTCGCCCCCGCGGTGAGTGCGGCCGTCGACGCCACCGCCAAGGAGGTACACGGCGACGACCCGTGCGCCGCCGTCTCCCAGCTGCGCGAGCTGAAGACCCAGATCGGCGACCTGTCCGGCAGCGCGGGCGAGCAGTCGAGCGACCTCGACAAGGACGCCGACCGGGCGGGCGCGAGGGCTGACGCCGGTGACTACGACTGCGGCGTCCACCAGTACAAGCACGGCGACTTCGATGAGGCCCAGCAGACCCTCACCGACTTCGCCTCCGCTCACAAGCACGACAAGAACCGGGCCCGCGCCCAGAAGATCGCCATAGCCGCCGAGATCGCCCAGACCATCCCGGCCGCCGGCAAGAAGCTGCCCACCACCGCCTCCGGCGGCGGCATCTCGGTGACGGTGAAGAACGACAGCCCCGACGACATCACCGTCCTCTACACCGGCCCCGTCACCGGCAGTTTCACCCTCAAGGCTTGCGGCAGTTGCAAGGTCTACTCCTTCGCCGACACCATCACCCCCGGCTTCAAGCCCTGCTCCAGCGGCAAGAGCTACCCCCAGCGCACCATCAGCCTGCCAGCGGGCACCACCTACTTCGTCCACAAGCCCAAGAACCGCACCACCTCGTCGCCCGCCAAGGACACCGCCAAGATCAGCTCCGGCTACATCTACACCGAGTGCTCCTACACCACGCAGAGCCTCGGCAGCGGTCACTGA
- a CDS encoding aldehyde dehydrogenase family protein produces the protein MHPGPYERHLGLLREITCAAAIGDCRRPFTESTGQEASDAGMRTVRTATKVFSSLLGRPFDLDQPGQSGWVVTESSPFGILMDVGYPRCDPAAVVAAAVRATAGWRAAGLRERAGVAVEILRRLNTRSHELALAVHHTTGLPLEAAFRAAGPPAQDRALQTVAQTFAECARVPEETRAESSRRRRQPLTIRATSTLVPQGVSLLIGCPDHPLWNGYPGMFASLVTGNPVIVGPHPRAVLPLAITVRIAREVLTEAGHDPDIVTLAVAQPGEHLHRRLATDPAVRIVDFTGSARFADWLEQHARQATVFAHRAGPNTVFVDSTEDYRGLVRGLAGALCLSSGTVRTTPQNIMVAATGIATDEGPKSLRDLGADLREALDRLLGHPARAARLLSAIAGDEVRAGLAEAARHGRVLHPSQRLHHPNHPAADLRTPLLVRLAARDEHIYSRGWPGPAAFLVDTDSISHSLTLFRRGARAHGALFAAVHSTNPLVLAATEAAALDVGVHLVQNLSDELPADPSSAITDLPAAGAHFITGRFRVARSWQHVAATSCEPASVGATDWCTAAHAEFAAGLVDV, from the coding sequence ATGCACCCTGGACCGTACGAGCGGCACCTGGGACTGCTTCGAGAGATCACCTGCGCCGCGGCGATCGGTGACTGCCGCAGGCCCTTTACTGAGTCGACCGGTCAGGAAGCCTCCGACGCGGGCATGCGAACGGTCCGCACCGCGACAAAGGTCTTCAGCTCGCTCCTGGGACGGCCTTTCGACCTCGACCAGCCCGGCCAGTCGGGATGGGTGGTCACCGAGTCCTCCCCCTTCGGCATTCTCATGGACGTCGGTTACCCGCGCTGTGATCCGGCGGCCGTCGTCGCGGCAGCCGTGCGGGCGACGGCCGGCTGGCGAGCCGCCGGTCTCCGCGAGCGCGCGGGCGTGGCCGTGGAGATACTGCGCCGCCTCAACACCCGCAGCCACGAGCTTGCCCTCGCTGTGCACCACACCACCGGTCTGCCACTCGAGGCCGCGTTCCGCGCCGCCGGGCCCCCCGCCCAGGACCGCGCGCTCCAGACCGTCGCCCAGACCTTCGCCGAGTGCGCGCGCGTCCCCGAGGAGACGCGCGCGGAAAGCTCCCGCCGACGCAGGCAACCACTGACCATCCGGGCTACCTCCACCCTGGTGCCGCAGGGGGTGTCGCTGCTTATCGGCTGCCCCGACCACCCCTTGTGGAACGGCTATCCAGGGATGTTCGCCAGTCTGGTGACCGGTAACCCCGTCATCGTGGGCCCCCACCCGAGGGCCGTGCTCCCCTTGGCGATCACCGTGCGTATCGCCCGTGAGGTGTTGACGGAGGCCGGCCACGATCCGGACATCGTGACCCTGGCCGTGGCCCAGCCCGGCGAACACCTCCACCGCAGGCTCGCGACAGACCCAGCGGTTCGCATCGTCGACTTCACCGGCTCCGCGCGCTTCGCCGACTGGCTCGAGCAACACGCCCGCCAGGCCACGGTGTTCGCCCACCGGGCAGGGCCGAACACCGTATTCGTGGACTCCACGGAGGACTACCGGGGACTGGTGCGCGGCCTCGCGGGTGCTCTCTGCCTGAGCAGTGGCACGGTCCGTACCACGCCGCAGAACATCATGGTGGCGGCCACGGGCATCGCGACCGATGAGGGGCCCAAGAGCCTACGCGACCTCGGCGCCGACCTGCGCGAGGCCCTGGACCGGCTGCTCGGGCATCCGGCACGCGCGGCGCGCCTGCTGAGTGCGATCGCCGGCGACGAAGTGAGAGCCGGGCTGGCGGAGGCCGCGCGGCACGGAAGGGTCCTGCACCCGTCCCAGCGACTGCACCATCCGAACCATCCCGCCGCCGATCTGCGTACCCCGCTGCTGGTGCGGCTGGCGGCACGGGACGAGCACATCTACTCCCGGGGATGGCCGGGTCCGGCCGCGTTCCTCGTGGACACCGACTCCATCTCGCACAGTCTGACGTTGTTCCGACGCGGCGCTCGCGCCCACGGAGCCCTGTTCGCCGCGGTCCACTCCACCAATCCACTGGTGCTGGCAGCCACCGAGGCGGCAGCCCTGGACGTCGGCGTGCACCTGGTGCAGAACCTCAGTGACGAGCTCCCGGCCGACCCGTCCTCAGCCATCACGGACCTCCCCGCCGCGGGCGCCCACTTCATCACCGGGCGATTCCGGGTAGCCCGCTCCTGGCAACACGTCGCCGCCACCAGCTGCGAGCCCGCATCGGTCGGCGCGACAGATTGGTGCACCGCGGCGCATGCCGAGTTCGCGGCTGGTCTGGTCGATGTCTGA
- a CDS encoding IS481 family transposase, which translates to MPPSVRQQQDRQAQRRLAVLRHAEEVTGNVSLTCRYYGISRNCFYKWQRRYQEEGLEGLRDRSSRPHHSPHATHADIVNEIVYLRRNYHFGPMKIKMYLKRYHDIDIACSAVYRILKKLGMNRLPASQRYKRHDKRYTRYEKQLPGNRVQIDVKFIEPIGVPAEPASPSPVTGKPPKVRRRAKYYQFTAIDDCTRLRVLRIYPRCDQKTAIQFLDHVLERLPFRVEVIQTDNGAEFQSAFHWQVLDKGIAHTYIKPASPHLNGKVERSHRIDAEEFYRMLAGIVIDDTGVFNDKLREWEDYYNYHRPHGALGGQTPYERLKQKTQTPV; encoded by the coding sequence ATGCCTCCTTCCGTCAGACAGCAGCAGGACCGCCAGGCCCAACGGCGCCTGGCGGTCCTGCGCCACGCCGAGGAAGTCACCGGAAACGTCTCACTGACCTGCCGGTACTACGGGATCAGCCGGAACTGCTTCTACAAGTGGCAGCGCCGCTACCAAGAAGAAGGCCTCGAAGGGCTACGCGACCGCTCCAGCAGGCCCCACCACAGCCCGCACGCCACCCATGCCGACATCGTCAACGAGATCGTCTACCTGCGGAGGAACTACCACTTCGGCCCGATGAAGATCAAGATGTACCTCAAGCGGTACCACGACATCGACATCGCCTGCTCCGCCGTCTACCGCATCCTCAAGAAGCTGGGCATGAACCGGCTGCCCGCCTCCCAGCGTTACAAGCGCCACGACAAGCGCTACACCCGCTACGAGAAGCAACTGCCCGGCAACCGGGTCCAGATCGACGTCAAGTTCATCGAACCGATCGGCGTCCCAGCCGAGCCCGCCTCCCCGTCGCCGGTCACCGGCAAGCCCCCGAAGGTGCGGCGCCGGGCCAAGTACTACCAGTTCACGGCGATCGACGACTGCACGCGGCTGCGGGTGCTGCGCATCTACCCGCGGTGCGACCAGAAGACCGCCATCCAGTTCCTCGACCACGTCCTGGAGCGTCTGCCGTTCCGCGTCGAAGTGATCCAGACTGACAACGGCGCTGAGTTCCAGTCCGCCTTTCACTGGCAGGTGCTGGACAAGGGCATCGCCCACACCTACATCAAACCGGCGTCCCCGCACCTCAATGGCAAGGTCGAACGATCCCACCGCATCGACGCCGAGGAGTTCTACCGCATGCTCGCCGGCATCGTCATCGACGACACCGGCGTCTTCAACGACAAACTCCGCGAATGGGAGGACTACTACAACTACCATCGCCCGCACGGTGCCCTCGGCGGACAAACCCCCTACGAACGCCTCAAGCAAAAGACCCAGACCCCGGTGTAA
- a CDS encoding Ku protein codes for MTSTRRCRTTSHHGPGTPREHGPFCELEDREVGNAEIGKGYEYAKDQVVPISDQELSNLPLPTAKAIEIAAFVPLESIDPIQIGEGYHLTPDGTVATKPYKLLVQALGRSSKVAVAKYAWSGRERLGLLRVREDALVLHAMRWPDEIRDPAEIVPPSVEVDEDEIQGALALMDTMTREDLEDGEFRDTYTDALAKVIEAKREHQPLPEASETEEQPGKVLDLMAALQESVQKLRSSRGESTDADVHDLAKANKSSAKKTAKKTPAKKTASSTAKKTATAKKTAKKTAGRKPRSA; via the coding sequence ATGACTTCAACGAGGAGGTGCCGTACGACGTCACACCACGGACCCGGAACCCCCAGAGAACATGGGCCGTTCTGTGAGCTGGAGGACCGTGAGGTCGGGAACGCGGAGATCGGCAAGGGCTACGAGTACGCCAAAGACCAGGTCGTCCCGATCAGTGACCAGGAGCTGAGCAACCTGCCACTGCCCACGGCGAAGGCGATCGAGATCGCCGCATTTGTGCCGCTGGAGTCGATCGACCCGATCCAGATCGGCGAGGGCTACCACCTGACACCCGACGGCACAGTGGCGACCAAACCCTACAAGCTGCTGGTCCAGGCGCTCGGCCGATCCAGCAAGGTGGCCGTCGCCAAGTACGCATGGAGCGGGCGGGAGCGTCTGGGTCTGCTGCGCGTGCGTGAGGACGCCCTGGTCCTGCACGCGATGCGGTGGCCGGACGAGATCAGAGACCCCGCGGAGATCGTCCCACCTTCGGTCGAGGTGGACGAGGACGAGATCCAGGGCGCGCTGGCGCTGATGGACACGATGACGCGCGAAGACCTGGAGGATGGGGAGTTCCGCGACACCTACACCGACGCTTTGGCCAAGGTGATCGAGGCCAAACGCGAGCACCAGCCGCTCCCCGAGGCCTCGGAGACGGAAGAACAGCCGGGCAAGGTGCTGGATCTGATGGCGGCCCTGCAGGAGTCGGTGCAAAAGCTACGGTCCTCACGCGGCGAGAGCACCGACGCCGACGTCCACGATCTGGCGAAGGCGAACAAGAGCTCGGCCAAGAAGACTGCGAAAAAAACGCCGGCCAAGAAGACGGCATCGAGCACCGCAAAGAAGACGGCCACTGCCAAGAAGACTGCGAAGAAGACGGCCGGCCGCAAGCCCCGCAGCGCCTGA
- a CDS encoding NAD(P)/FAD-dependent oxidoreductase, whose protein sequence is MAAHTALVIVGAGLAGAKAAQTLREEGFSGPVVLLGEESEHPYERPPLSKGYLLGKDERDTVYVHPPQWYADHDVDLRLGTAVAAIDPAAHEVALADGSRLSYAKLLLTTGSSPRRLPVPGADLDGVLYLRRLDDSDRIKETFASASRIAVIGAGWIGLETAAAARAAGVDVTVLERGELPLLRVLGREAAQIFGDLHTDHGVDLRCGVQVAEITGDGGRADGVLLTDGTRIEADAVVVGIGITPNTGLAEAAGLQIDNGVRVDAHLRSSHPDIYAAGDVANAAHPLLGTHIRVEHWANALNQPQTAAKAMLGQDVSYDRVPYFFTDQYDLGMEYTGYVEPGGYDQVVFRGRSDTREFIAFWLSEDRVLAGMNVNVWDVTDPIRALVTSGRAVDTTKLADTKVPLADLLSQVDRAS, encoded by the coding sequence ATGGCCGCGCACACGGCATTGGTGATCGTCGGAGCCGGGCTGGCCGGCGCGAAAGCCGCGCAGACCCTTCGGGAGGAGGGCTTCAGCGGTCCGGTCGTCCTGCTCGGAGAGGAGAGCGAGCACCCCTACGAGCGGCCGCCGCTCTCGAAGGGCTACCTGCTGGGCAAGGACGAGCGGGACACGGTCTACGTTCACCCGCCCCAGTGGTACGCCGACCACGACGTCGACCTGCGCCTCGGTACTGCGGTCGCGGCGATCGACCCCGCCGCCCACGAGGTGGCCCTCGCCGACGGCAGCCGCCTCAGCTACGCGAAACTGCTGCTGACCACCGGTTCCTCACCGCGCCGCCTGCCGGTACCCGGAGCCGACCTCGACGGCGTGCTCTACCTGCGCCGGCTCGACGACAGCGACCGGATCAAGGAAACCTTCGCGTCCGCGTCCCGGATCGCGGTGATCGGAGCGGGCTGGATCGGCCTGGAGACCGCAGCCGCCGCCCGCGCCGCCGGCGTCGACGTCACGGTGCTGGAGAGGGGGGAGTTGCCCCTGCTGCGTGTGCTGGGCCGCGAGGCCGCCCAGATCTTCGGCGACCTGCACACCGATCACGGAGTCGACCTGCGCTGCGGTGTCCAGGTGGCCGAGATCACCGGCGACGGTGGCCGGGCCGACGGCGTCCTGCTGACCGACGGGACTCGCATCGAGGCCGACGCGGTCGTCGTCGGCATCGGCATCACCCCCAACACCGGGCTTGCCGAAGCGGCCGGTCTTCAGATCGACAACGGCGTCCGCGTCGACGCCCACCTGCGCTCCTCCCACCCGGACATCTACGCCGCCGGCGACGTCGCCAACGCCGCCCACCCGCTGCTCGGAACACACATCCGCGTCGAGCACTGGGCCAACGCCCTGAACCAGCCCCAGACCGCCGCCAAGGCCATGCTGGGCCAGGACGTGTCCTACGACCGCGTGCCCTACTTCTTCACCGACCAGTACGACCTGGGCATGGAGTACACCGGCTACGTCGAGCCCGGCGGCTACGACCAGGTCGTCTTCCGCGGCCGTAGCGACACCCGCGAATTCATCGCGTTCTGGCTGTCCGAGGACCGGGTACTGGCCGGGATGAACGTCAACGTCTGGGACGTCACCGACCCGATCCGCGCCCTGGTGACCTCTGGCCGGGCCGTCGACACGACGAAGCTCGCCGACACGAAGGTGCCCCTGGCCGACCTTCTCAGCCAGGTGGACCGGGCCAGTTGA
- a CDS encoding IS701 family transposase produces MVDAEVWAAELESLFGRVAGRFSRVDLRWRMRGYVRGLLAPVARKNSWQLAEWAGHRDPAGMQHLLAGARWEADEVRDDVRDYVGQKLGPGGVLIIDDTGFVKKGSTSAGVGRQYTGTSGKIDNCQIGVFAAYATGRGRALVDRELYLPRAWTADRERCRAAKIPDERAFATKGELAKVMVTRTLAAGLPAEWVTADEAYGQEWKFRRLLEELGVGYVVAVPKSQQVKSLAGFWRIDQLISEAPEDAWQRISCGMGAKGPRIYDWASARLPAISFFDGDEPTHHRWVLARRSLTRTQEIAYYFAYAPMTCTVADLARVAGMRWSIEECFQAAKNECGLDEYEVRRYTGWYRHITLAMLAHAFLAGLAADEAAKGAAETTPPAPSPHSPWQRSEGSWTFSGPAPDLAVIHEITH; encoded by the coding sequence ATGGTCGATGCCGAGGTGTGGGCGGCGGAGCTGGAGTCGTTGTTCGGGCGGGTTGCCGGTCGGTTTTCGCGGGTGGATCTGCGGTGGCGGATGCGGGGGTATGTGCGGGGTCTGCTGGCTCCGGTGGCCCGGAAGAACAGCTGGCAGCTGGCCGAATGGGCAGGTCACCGTGATCCCGCCGGAATGCAGCACCTGCTGGCAGGAGCCCGCTGGGAGGCGGATGAGGTCCGTGACGATGTGCGGGACTACGTCGGGCAGAAGCTCGGCCCGGGTGGTGTGCTGATCATCGACGACACCGGGTTCGTCAAGAAGGGCAGCACGTCCGCGGGGGTGGGCCGGCAGTACACCGGCACCTCGGGGAAGATCGACAACTGTCAGATCGGAGTGTTCGCCGCCTATGCCACCGGCCGCGGACGGGCCCTGGTGGACCGGGAGTTGTATCTGCCCAGGGCCTGGACAGCCGACCGTGAGCGGTGCCGGGCAGCGAAGATCCCGGATGAACGGGCCTTCGCGACCAAGGGCGAGTTGGCGAAGGTGATGGTCACCCGCACGCTGGCCGCGGGCCTGCCGGCAGAGTGGGTAACCGCGGACGAGGCCTACGGTCAGGAGTGGAAGTTCCGCCGCCTGCTCGAGGAACTCGGTGTCGGATACGTCGTCGCTGTTCCCAAGTCGCAGCAGGTCAAGAGCCTGGCAGGGTTCTGGCGGATCGACCAGCTCATCAGCGAAGCACCCGAGGATGCCTGGCAACGGATCTCCTGCGGCATGGGCGCCAAGGGCCCGCGGATCTATGACTGGGCCAGTGCCAGGCTGCCGGCGATCAGCTTCTTCGACGGCGACGAGCCCACCCATCACCGGTGGGTGCTGGCCCGCCGCAGCCTGACACGGACACAGGAGATTGCCTACTACTTCGCCTACGCGCCCATGACCTGCACGGTTGCGGATCTGGCCAGGGTGGCCGGGATGCGCTGGTCGATCGAGGAATGCTTCCAGGCCGCGAAGAACGAATGCGGCCTGGACGAGTACGAAGTCCGCCGCTACACGGGCTGGTACCGGCACATCACCCTCGCCATGCTGGCCCACGCCTTCCTTGCCGGCCTCGCCGCCGACGAGGCCGCAAAGGGGGCCGCAGAAACGACCCCACCAGCACCATCACCGCACTCACCGTGGCAGAGATCCGAAGGCTCCTGGACATTCTCTGGACCCGCCCCCGACCTCGCGGTCATCCACGAGATCACGCACTGA
- a CDS encoding Ku protein, with protein sequence MTGIATFVMRGKQYLVALRAQEQVLVLHTLHWADEVRDPHQELPVLPGREDAKGKEMDTARQLIGALSMDWNPKDYRDTYEERVKELVDAKAKGKEIVSEEAPPEATNVIDLMEALQRSVEQTRSSHGTKQETSGSSAAGSRGTGKRELRQLSKTELYRRATEQDIPVRSKMSHDELVDALARAGRRKKTAA encoded by the coding sequence TTGACGGGCATCGCCACGTTCGTGATGCGCGGCAAGCAGTACCTGGTCGCGTTGCGCGCGCAGGAACAGGTGCTGGTGCTGCACACCCTGCACTGGGCGGATGAGGTCCGCGACCCGCATCAGGAGCTGCCGGTGCTGCCCGGCCGCGAGGACGCCAAGGGCAAGGAGATGGATACCGCCCGGCAGCTGATCGGCGCCCTGTCCATGGACTGGAATCCGAAGGACTACCGCGACACGTACGAAGAGCGGGTCAAGGAGCTGGTCGACGCCAAGGCCAAGGGCAAGGAGATCGTCAGCGAGGAAGCCCCGCCCGAGGCCACCAACGTCATCGACCTGATGGAAGCCCTCCAGCGCAGCGTTGAACAGACCCGCAGCTCCCACGGCACGAAGCAGGAAACGAGTGGATCGAGCGCGGCAGGCAGCCGGGGCACCGGGAAGCGCGAGTTGCGGCAGCTGAGCAAGACGGAGCTGTACCGGCGGGCCACGGAGCAGGACATTCCGGTCCGGTCCAAGATGAGTCACGACGAACTGGTCGACGCCCTCGCTCGGGCCGGGCGCCGCAAGAAGACAGCCGCATAG
- a CDS encoding ATP-dependent DNA ligase, producing the protein MVLHPPVEPMLARARDDLPPAGALPGDLVFQPKWDGYRALLFTPSPAPGPVLLQTRRGSLIASRFPDLVRAASHLPDGLVLDGELVIWDGDQLSFESLQRRVASTGRNTARLAEELPAHFVAFDILQVHGQELLQAPYGERRTRLEALFAEQHLTNPFMLCPETTDVARAQDWFTNWTALPGIEGLVIRGSQQRYQPGARALIKVRRRNTTEAIVGAITGTPDHPRTLLLGRLDHVGILRHVGRSTPVRPDTARQLAEHLTPAAPGHAWEGVRFTASWGSRTALDVVLVEPDLVAEVVVDTAQERGTWRHPIRLARLRLDVTTADVPHFGAGATPAAG; encoded by the coding sequence ATGGTGCTCCACCCGCCGGTGGAGCCGATGCTGGCGCGGGCCCGCGACGACCTGCCTCCCGCCGGTGCGCTCCCCGGCGACCTGGTGTTCCAACCGAAGTGGGACGGGTACCGAGCGCTCCTGTTCACCCCCAGCCCAGCACCCGGGCCTGTGCTCCTGCAGACACGACGGGGCAGCCTCATCGCATCCCGCTTCCCGGACCTGGTACGGGCGGCCTCGCACCTGCCCGATGGCTTGGTACTCGACGGCGAGCTGGTCATCTGGGACGGCGATCAGCTGTCCTTCGAGAGTCTGCAGCGGCGCGTGGCCTCCACCGGCCGCAACACCGCCCGGCTCGCCGAGGAACTGCCGGCGCACTTCGTCGCGTTCGACATTCTGCAGGTTCATGGGCAGGAACTGCTGCAGGCGCCTTACGGCGAACGCCGCACCCGCCTGGAGGCCCTCTTCGCCGAACAGCACCTCACCAACCCGTTCATGCTCTGCCCCGAGACAACAGACGTCGCCCGCGCACAGGACTGGTTCACCAACTGGACCGCCCTACCGGGCATCGAAGGCCTCGTCATCCGCGGCAGCCAGCAGCGCTACCAGCCGGGCGCCCGCGCGCTCATCAAAGTCCGCCGCCGCAACACCACCGAGGCCATCGTCGGCGCCATCACCGGCACACCAGACCACCCCCGAACGCTCCTGCTGGGGCGCCTGGACCACGTAGGAATCCTGCGGCACGTCGGCCGAAGCACGCCGGTGCGGCCCGACACCGCCCGGCAGCTGGCCGAACATCTGACGCCGGCAGCCCCAGGACACGCATGGGAAGGCGTCCGCTTCACCGCCTCCTGGGGATCACGCACTGCGCTCGACGTCGTCCTGGTCGAGCCCGACCTGGTCGCGGAAGTCGTCGTCGACACCGCACAAGAGCGCGGAACGTGGCGGCACCCGATCCGCCTCGCCCGGCTGCGCCTGGACGTCACCACCGCGGACGTGCCGCACTTCGGCGCGGGCGCCACACCCGCCGCAGGGTAG